Below is a window of Dictyostelium discoideum AX4 chromosome 1 chromosome, whole genome shotgun sequence DNA.
CAAAGTGGTTAATGCGGCGCCCTGCTAAGGCGTTCTCTTCGGAGGCGCAGGTTCGAACCCTGCAGGTGTCGAATTTTTAACTTCCAAACCTGAATAACAGGTTCGATTCCTGTTGTATTATATACAAAATAATTCTCGATAACAGCTAAATTTTCATGGGTgcaagaattaaaaataatataaataattaataaattagtaaTCAAAtctataatttaaaaataaaaactaattaaCAAGATTAACAAATCGGAACagattttatataaattttttgtttatgagcacaatttaataataaaaataataataataataataataataataataataataataataataataataataataataataataataataataataataataataataataataataataataattaaaaattttacagcttttaatgaaaatgatcttaaaactttaaaatctttagatgataaactattaatattaataatttacctgCTGGTTATATTTGCAATAGAAAATCTGAAATAtgtgtattattaaaacatcaATAACCACAGAAGGTATATCAAATATTAGAGaagttatattaaaaaaattaaaaaaaaaaaaaaaaaaaaaaaaaaaaaaaaggtaaaaaagtgattaaaaaaaaaaataaaaataaaaataaaataaataaatctaattttattaaaaaaaatatagaaaaaagaatttaaaagtggttatttcaaaagaaaatgtAGTAATATGATATGTATCATAACCCAATCCAATTGTAAGAAAGGAAAGATTTATCTAAGCACTATATCATTTAGAAAAATTAATGTTCATATCAAAACTATCATATCCAAagggaaataaaaaatgatcaatATTAATCTATTGTCAGAGAAAGGAAAGATTTATCTATGCACTATGACATTACGAAAATATATGGCCATATAACtccctaaaaaaaaattcaataaagTTTATTGAATAAACcttagaatttttaaataaaacagcatttcaaaaaacaaatttaattaaaattaaataataaaataaaataaataaaaaaataaatatttgaaaaaaataatacatattttcattaaagttttgaaaaaacataaaattcttttcaCACATTCTAAAATGAAATCGAACCAATTTTTTCTTTAGGATGATAGTTtgttttgatattttaaatttatttttaatatttaaactctttgattttaatttttgttaatCAGTTAaacataaattaatataaatataaataattataaattaataaataatataaataatcataaattaaaaatcattttttttttaaaaaaaaatatatatataaaaaaagaatgacaaaattaaaagttggaAATATTGCACCAGATTTTGAAGCTAAAAACTATTTAGGTCAAACAGTtacattaaaagaatttaaagaaaagagTCAACCAATcgttttatatttttatccaAAAGATAATAGTCCAGTATGTACAAAAGGTAAgtcaatttatattattacataATTCAATAAacttaaatgtttttttttttaatatactaataataaaataaccttttaaatataataaaattaccaacatacatacatacatacatacatacatacatacatacatacatacatacatacatacatacatatatCAATATAGATAGTTGTGAATTTAGAGATAAATATCAAAAGTTTATAGAAGCAGGCGCAGAAGTAATTGGAGTCAGTAGCGATGGCGAAGATAGTCATAAATCATTCGtttcaaaatattcattACCATTCACATTATTAACAGATAAACATAGTAAATTAGCCAAATTATATGGTGTCAATGGTATATTATTACCAGGTAGAAAAACatttataattgataaacaTGGTATTATAGCTGGTATTCATGATGGTTTACTCAGCTCAACTTCTCATATCGatgaatctttaaaaataattgaaaaattaaaatcacaaatctaaataataatttttataataaattgtaCATATCCACTTATcattgtatattttttttgttttataataattcaccaattaatatcaataattctttaattttaaataaattatttaaaatatttaataaaaaataaataataaaccaaatcaataattatattctcttttaaaaataattataaaaaatgaatggtaaataataaaatacttAAAGTCTACTTTTTCTTAAGAAATTCATATTGATGGGAGTTGGCGGATAAAATACATAAAAGATTTGGAagagttttatttttgattatttttttttttttttttttttggtatttgAATCCAAGAACATTAACAAACCATTTTATCTATgaattaaagatttttttaaaataaattaaaacagttaaaaaaaaaaaaaagtttgaaaatttaaaaatatttattcaaagaaagaatttaaaagaattaaaattattttttttattggttttttattggttttttttttttttttttttttttttgatatcgaatagtttttatatttatttttaattttttagtttaaaaatttttttttttttttttttacactaaatgaaagaaaaaactacagcaacaacaacaacaacaacaataccaacaaGGAATGcagatgatgattatgaattaattaaagttttaatgTTGGGTGATTATAAAACTGGTAAAGGTTCAGTTTTAAGAAGATACCattataatgaatttgaattaggagtatcatcaattggtgttgattttgttatAAGAGATTATGGTATTGTAAATggtaaatattataaaattcaaatttggGATGCAAATAGTTGTGAAAGGTTTAGATCAATAACACAAGCCTATTATAGAGGTGCACATGGTTTTATGTTATTATATGATTGTACCAATCaagaatcatttaataatttacaattttggatcaatgaaattataaataaatcaccaaattcaaataattcaacaattgtTATCATTGGTAATAAATGTGATTTagttaatgatattaaaattgatccAATAAAATCTAAACTATTTTGtgattcaaaatcaataacTTCATTTCAAAATGTTTCTGCCAAAGATTCTATCAATATAAACGaaccatttgaaattttatttaaacaaataattgaaaaaggtCATTCACAAACAATTTCTCCAAAACTAATAAAACAAAGATatgaaaacaataataataaatcatgtaatattttataatttgtaaaaaaaaagttatttaattttaattaaatttgtttttgaaatgtaattttatttgaaaattctttttagGCTTATTGGAAAATTTAGGGGGGGGAATGATATGGTCATCTATTTTAGTAATGTCATAGTGCATAGATAAATCTTTCCTTTCTCTGACATTAgattaatattgattatcattttttatttccctTTGAATATGATAGTATTGGTATGAATAATAACTTTTCTAAATGGTATAGTGCATAGATAAATCTTTCCTCTACCAATTAGATTGGGTTATGATGCATGTCATATTActacattttctttttcctttattttttaaaaataaaattagaaaatttatttttttttttttttttttcactttttttaactttttatttaccttttttttctatataaTTCTAtcttaaatcttttaatatctttttttttttgaaataatactatttcattttatttgttttgattttttggtttggagtgaaaaaaaaaaaataaaaaaaaaaaaaaagtctaTTTATACTctgataaaaatttttattatttcctatttaaaattatttagatttgTCCTAAAAAGGagtttttactttttttttttttttttttttttttcctatttttttatcaatcaaaaaaatttctaaattggaaaataatagatctattattaattaatatt
It encodes the following:
- a CDS encoding AhpC/TSA family protein, which encodes MTKLKVGNIAPDFEAKNYLGQTVTLKEFKEKSQPIVLYFYPKDNSPVCTKDSCEFRDKYQKFIEAGAEVIGVSSDGEDSHKSFVSKYSLPFTLLTDKHSKLAKLYGVNGILLPGRKTFIIDKHGIIAGIHDGLLSSTSHIDESLKIIEKLKSQI
- the rabT2 gene encoding Rab GTPase, translated to MKEKTTATTTTTTIPTRNADDDYELIKVLMLGDYKTGKGSVLRRYHYNEFELGVSSIGVDFVIRDYGIVNGKYYKIQIWDANSCERFRSITQAYYRGAHGFMLLYDCTNQESFNNLQFWINEIINKSPNSNNSTIVIIGNKCDLVNDIKIDPIKSKLFCDSKSITSFQNVSAKDSININEPFEILFKQIIEKGHSQTISPKLIKQRYENNNNKSCNIL